A region from the Agrobacterium cucumeris genome encodes:
- the recA gene encoding recombinase RecA — translation MAQNSLRLVEDKSVDKSKALEAALSQIERSFGKGSIMKLGSNENVVEVETVSTGSLSLDIALGIGGLPKGRIVEIYGPESSGKTTLALQTIAEAQKKGGICAFVDAEHALDPVYARKLGVDLQSLLISQPDTGEQALEITDTLVRSGAVDVLVVDSVAALTPRAEIEGEMGDSLPGLQARLMSQALRKLTASISKSKCMVIFINQIRMKIGVMFGSPETTTGGNALKFYASVRLDIRRIGAVKEREEVVGNQTRVKVVKNKMAPPFKQVEFDIMYGEGVSKTGELVDLGVKAGIVEKSGAWFSYNSQRLGQGRENAKTFLRDNPETANEIELALRQNAGLIADRFLQNGGPDAGDSDGDGDEG, via the coding sequence ATGGCACAAAATTCTTTGCGTCTCGTAGAGGATAAATCCGTGGATAAAAGCAAGGCACTGGAAGCGGCGCTCTCCCAGATCGAACGTTCGTTCGGCAAGGGATCGATCATGAAGCTCGGTTCCAATGAAAATGTGGTTGAAGTGGAAACCGTTTCGACGGGTTCGCTCAGCCTGGATATCGCGCTCGGCATCGGCGGTCTGCCGAAGGGGCGCATCGTTGAAATTTATGGTCCGGAAAGCTCGGGTAAAACGACGCTGGCGCTGCAGACCATTGCGGAAGCCCAGAAGAAGGGTGGCATCTGCGCCTTCGTGGACGCCGAACATGCGCTTGATCCGGTCTATGCCCGCAAGCTGGGTGTGGATCTGCAGAGCCTGCTGATTTCGCAGCCGGATACCGGCGAACAGGCACTGGAAATCACAGATACGCTGGTTCGTTCCGGCGCGGTCGACGTTCTGGTCGTCGATTCGGTCGCGGCGCTGACGCCGCGGGCGGAAATCGAAGGCGAGATGGGTGACAGCCTGCCAGGTCTTCAGGCGCGTCTGATGAGCCAGGCGCTGCGCAAACTGACCGCTTCGATCTCCAAGTCGAAGTGCATGGTGATCTTCATCAACCAGATCCGCATGAAGATCGGCGTCATGTTCGGTTCGCCGGAAACGACGACGGGCGGTAACGCGCTGAAGTTCTACGCCTCCGTGCGTCTCGACATTCGCCGTATCGGCGCCGTCAAGGAACGCGAAGAGGTGGTCGGCAACCAGACGCGCGTCAAGGTCGTCAAGAACAAGATGGCGCCGCCCTTCAAGCAGGTGGAATTCGACATCATGTATGGCGAAGGCGTTTCCAAGACCGGCGAGCTTGTCGATCTCGGCGTGAAGGCCGGTATCGTCGAGAAATCCGGTGCATGGTTCTCCTATAACAGCCAGCGTCTGGGGCAGGGGCGTGAGAACGCCAAGACCTTCCTGCGCGACAATCCGGAAACGGCCAATGAGATCGAGCTGGCGCTGCGCCAGAATGCCGGTCTGATCGCTGACCGCTTCCTGCAGAATGGCGGTCCGGATGCCGGCGATAGCGACGGTGACGGCGACGAGGGCTGA
- a CDS encoding carbohydrate kinase family protein yields the protein MKKILVLGGAHIDRRGMIETETAPGASNPGSWMEEAGGGGFNAARNLARLGFAVRIIAPRGGDVTGEAVAEAAKYAGVEDTPFIFLDRRTPSYTAILERDGNLVIALADMDLYRLFTPRRLKVRAVREAITASDFLLCDANLPDDTLTALGLVARACEKPLAAIAISPAKAVKLKGALADIDILFMNEAEARALTGETAENVRDWPGILRKAGLAGGVVTRGASEVVAFDATQTVTLNPPLIREVKDVTGAGDAMASGYLAAIAEGKTIAEALRQGAAAAAITVQSPFATSQDLSKDSVDAMLGLVPAAEILA from the coding sequence GTGAAGAAAATACTCGTTCTGGGCGGCGCGCATATCGACAGGCGCGGCATGATCGAGACTGAGACGGCGCCCGGCGCCAGCAATCCCGGCTCCTGGATGGAGGAGGCAGGCGGCGGTGGTTTTAACGCGGCGCGCAATCTTGCCCGGCTCGGTTTTGCCGTCCGCATCATCGCGCCACGCGGCGGCGACGTGACGGGCGAAGCGGTGGCGGAGGCCGCAAAATATGCCGGCGTCGAAGATACGCCCTTCATTTTCCTTGACCGTCGTACGCCGAGCTACACTGCCATTCTGGAGCGTGACGGCAATCTGGTCATCGCGCTTGCCGATATGGACCTCTACAGGCTCTTCACCCCGCGACGCCTGAAAGTGCGTGCCGTGCGTGAGGCGATCACGGCAAGCGACTTTCTGCTCTGCGATGCCAATCTGCCTGATGACACGCTGACCGCGCTCGGCCTCGTCGCCCGCGCCTGCGAAAAACCGCTCGCCGCCATCGCCATTTCACCCGCCAAGGCGGTGAAACTGAAGGGCGCGCTTGCCGATATCGACATCCTCTTCATGAACGAAGCAGAAGCACGCGCGCTCACCGGAGAGACGGCGGAAAATGTTCGCGACTGGCCCGGCATTCTGCGCAAGGCCGGGCTTGCCGGCGGCGTCGTCACCCGCGGCGCAAGCGAGGTCGTGGCTTTCGATGCGACGCAAACCGTAACGCTCAACCCGCCCCTTATCCGCGAGGTGAAGGACGTGACCGGCGCCGGCGACGCCATGGCCTCCGGTTATCTTGCCGCGATCGCCGAGGGAAAGACCATCGCGGAAGCGCTGAGACAGGGTGCGGCGGCGGCGGCCATCACCGTACAATCGCCCTTCGCCACCTCGCAGGATTTATCAAAAGACAGTGTCGATGCCATGTTGGGACTTGTTCCCGCAGCTGAAATACTGGCATGA
- a CDS encoding pseudouridine-5'-phosphate glycosidase: MTRPISPLLPIVYSQEVAAAKQRGAPIVALESTIITHGMPYPGNIEMAESVEQIIRDQGAVPATIAVIHGTLHIGLEKDQLEALAQTTDAMKVSRADIAFAIAERRTGATTVAATMIAAARAGIRVFATGGIGGVHKGAEETFDISADLTELAKTGVIVVCAGAKAILDIPKTLEVLETNGVPVVTFGSEEFPAFWSRSSGLASPLSLNSPAAIANFQVTREQLGIDGGMLIANPVPEEDEIPREEMDIYINRAISHAERDEVTGKAVTPYLLGDIFRLTDGRSLETNIALVRNNARLAAEIAVALD; this comes from the coding sequence ATGACCCGCCCAATCTCCCCGCTCCTGCCCATCGTTTATTCACAGGAAGTCGCCGCCGCCAAGCAGCGCGGTGCGCCGATCGTCGCACTTGAATCGACCATCATCACCCATGGCATGCCCTATCCCGGCAATATCGAGATGGCCGAAAGCGTCGAACAGATCATTCGGGACCAGGGCGCCGTTCCGGCGACCATCGCCGTCATTCACGGCACCCTGCATATCGGCCTCGAAAAGGACCAGCTGGAGGCGCTCGCCCAGACCACTGACGCCATGAAGGTCTCGCGCGCCGATATCGCCTTCGCAATCGCCGAGCGCCGCACCGGTGCCACCACGGTTGCCGCCACCATGATCGCCGCCGCCCGCGCCGGCATCCGCGTTTTCGCCACCGGCGGCATCGGCGGTGTGCATAAGGGCGCGGAAGAGACCTTCGACATCTCCGCCGATCTGACCGAACTGGCCAAGACCGGCGTCATCGTCGTCTGCGCCGGCGCCAAGGCGATCCTCGATATTCCGAAGACGCTCGAGGTTCTCGAAACCAACGGCGTGCCCGTCGTCACCTTCGGCTCGGAAGAATTCCCGGCCTTCTGGTCGCGCTCCTCCGGCCTGGCGAGCCCGCTTTCGCTGAACAGCCCGGCAGCAATCGCCAATTTCCAGGTAACCCGCGAACAGCTCGGCATCGATGGCGGCATGCTGATCGCCAACCCCGTGCCGGAAGAAGACGAAATCCCGCGCGAGGAGATGGACATCTACATCAACCGCGCCATCTCCCATGCCGAGCGCGACGAAGTCACCGGCAAGGCGGTCACGCCCTATCTGCTCGGCGATATCTTCCGGCTAACGGATGGCCGCAGTTTGGAGACCAATATTGCGCTGGTGCGCAACAATGCGCGGCTGGCGGCGGAGATCGCGGTGGCGCTGGACTGA
- a CDS encoding OmpA family protein, translating to MLKKNRLLTGVVFPLMSLAIAVEPAAAGFAGAARAQTQMPKLQSPLILAQAQPEGQVAEEQNPEELLRKQRQQAEEAQPQAEPPKQAPEPPRERPPEPKPEAAPAEPRPEPQREAQPEPKREAPPEPQREPQQQREARPEPAPAEQPQERPRKPERAQEPQGEGEQRPARQRPEAAPEAAPEAAPAEQQPKERPRKERAKEPAAEQPAARPDNAEQPAKPREKKPQVEEKAPEQKSEPAEKAVPEKKPDAPEPAAKEAPVPTEAPTPARPPAPEAQPNPAPGQQPSEKPPVEGQGKTEPAAPLPGTPTPPPPSGATTGQAPAGEPVPNQVAVPQTEAPPMTKEELDKAKAVAKDPSKTADTVILPVDKGAAVLDSDKEVERSGNNQAREQRRREREQAGDVKVPTSDAEAQRAGAAEGKTPPPPVKMEAITSQQGERIDRRPQYERPEGVREWQPREGRPRDRDRDRDAPIILQFGDRVVVRGDDNQRFIRDGGEPYYERLPGGRVRETVERRDGTQVVTIRNRYGDVIQRSRIDDRGREYVLFYAPELMDDPDRDYVYRDPGLDLPPMRLRIPVRDYIIDTSSDPDRDYYRFLEQPPVEPVERVYSLDEVRYSARIRDKVRRIDLDTITFATGSAEIPMAQARSLRKVADAINKALEKNPAETFLIEGHTDAVGSDESNLVLSDERAASVANVLTDVYGIPPENLATQGYGERYLKVQTLGPEQQNRRVTIRRVTPLVKPVAQN from the coding sequence ATGCTGAAGAAGAACAGATTGCTGACGGGGGTGGTTTTCCCCCTCATGTCGCTGGCGATTGCGGTGGAGCCGGCTGCTGCCGGTTTTGCCGGAGCCGCGCGGGCGCAGACCCAGATGCCCAAGTTGCAGAGCCCGCTGATTCTGGCGCAGGCGCAGCCCGAAGGCCAGGTCGCCGAGGAACAGAACCCGGAGGAGCTTCTGCGCAAACAGCGCCAGCAGGCCGAAGAAGCGCAGCCGCAGGCCGAGCCGCCGAAGCAGGCCCCCGAGCCGCCACGTGAACGCCCGCCCGAGCCGAAGCCGGAAGCCGCACCTGCCGAACCGCGCCCGGAGCCACAACGTGAAGCGCAGCCCGAACCCAAACGTGAGGCACCGCCGGAACCTCAGCGTGAGCCGCAGCAGCAGCGCGAAGCCCGCCCTGAACCGGCGCCTGCCGAACAGCCGCAGGAACGCCCACGCAAACCCGAGCGGGCACAGGAGCCTCAAGGGGAAGGCGAGCAGCGGCCCGCACGCCAGCGCCCGGAGGCCGCCCCCGAAGCCGCGCCTGAGGCAGCGCCGGCTGAACAGCAGCCGAAGGAGCGCCCGCGCAAGGAACGTGCGAAAGAGCCTGCCGCCGAGCAGCCGGCCGCACGTCCTGACAATGCCGAGCAGCCTGCCAAACCGCGTGAGAAAAAGCCGCAGGTAGAAGAAAAGGCTCCGGAACAGAAATCCGAACCGGCCGAAAAGGCTGTTCCGGAGAAAAAGCCCGACGCTCCGGAACCGGCCGCGAAAGAAGCGCCTGTTCCAACGGAAGCGCCGACACCTGCACGTCCGCCGGCGCCAGAGGCACAGCCCAACCCCGCACCCGGCCAGCAGCCTTCCGAGAAGCCGCCAGTCGAAGGTCAGGGCAAGACAGAGCCTGCAGCGCCGCTGCCGGGCACGCCGACGCCCCCGCCGCCAAGCGGCGCCACGACCGGACAGGCGCCTGCCGGCGAGCCCGTTCCCAACCAGGTTGCCGTTCCGCAGACGGAAGCACCGCCCATGACGAAGGAGGAGCTGGACAAGGCCAAGGCGGTTGCCAAGGACCCGTCCAAGACCGCCGATACCGTCATCCTGCCGGTCGACAAGGGTGCGGCCGTTCTCGACAGCGACAAGGAAGTGGAACGCTCCGGCAACAATCAGGCCCGCGAGCAACGTCGCCGGGAGCGTGAACAGGCCGGTGACGTGAAGGTTCCGACCTCCGACGCCGAGGCGCAGCGCGCCGGTGCCGCCGAAGGCAAGACCCCGCCGCCGCCTGTGAAAATGGAGGCGATCACCTCCCAGCAGGGCGAGCGCATCGACCGTCGTCCGCAATATGAGCGGCCGGAAGGCGTGCGCGAATGGCAGCCACGTGAGGGCCGCCCGCGTGACCGGGATCGTGATCGCGATGCGCCGATCATCCTGCAATTCGGCGATCGTGTCGTCGTGCGTGGCGATGACAATCAGCGCTTCATTCGTGATGGCGGCGAGCCCTATTACGAGCGTCTGCCGGGCGGTCGCGTCCGCGAAACCGTGGAGCGCCGTGACGGCACGCAGGTGGTGACGATCCGCAATCGTTATGGCGACGTGATCCAGCGCTCGCGCATCGATGATCGCGGCCGGGAATATGTGCTGTTCTATGCGCCCGAGCTGATGGACGATCCAGATCGCGATTATGTCTATCGCGATCCGGGACTCGACCTGCCGCCGATGCGCCTGCGTATCCCCGTTCGTGACTATATCATCGACACGTCGAGCGATCCGGACCGCGATTATTACCGCTTCCTCGAGCAGCCGCCGGTCGAGCCCGTGGAACGTGTCTATTCGCTGGATGAAGTGCGCTATTCGGCCCGTATCCGTGACAAGGTGCGCCGTATCGACCTCGATACGATCACCTTTGCCACCGGCAGCGCCGAAATCCCGATGGCGCAGGCTCGCTCACTGCGCAAGGTGGCGGACGCGATCAACAAGGCGCTGGAAAAGAACCCCGCGGAAACCTTCCTGATCGAAGGCCACACCGACGCCGTGGGTTCGGATGAAAGCAACCTCGTCCTTTCCGACGAGCGTGCCGCATCCGTCGCCAATGTGCTGACCGATGTCTATGGCATTCCGCCGGAAAACCTTGCGACGCAGGGTTATGGCGAGCGTTACCTGAAGGTCCAGACACTCGGTCCGGAACAGCAGAACCGCCGCGTCACCATCCGCCGTGTCACGCCGCTGGTAAAGCCGGTCGCGCAGAACTGA
- a CDS encoding ABC transporter substrate-binding protein, protein MPISTRLLAAVSIAAISLFSGAALAQDKIVIGTEGAYPPFNNLEADGTLTGFDIDIAKAMCEQMKAECTFVTNDWDGIIPALQAKKFDAIIASMSITPERLEKVDFSKKYYNTPPAIAVPKDSPIKSLDDLKGKSLGAQGSTTHSNYAEKHFPDADVKMYPTADEYKLDIANGRIDAVIDDIVVLSEWLKTDAGACCKILTPLKVDVEINGNGAGVAVRKGDTALADKFTAAIAGIRASGKYQEINKKYFDFDVYGE, encoded by the coding sequence ATGCCTATTTCCACCCGTCTGCTCGCAGCCGTATCGATTGCCGCTATCTCGCTGTTTTCAGGTGCGGCCCTTGCGCAGGACAAGATCGTCATCGGCACCGAAGGCGCCTACCCGCCCTTCAACAATCTTGAAGCCGACGGCACGCTGACCGGCTTCGACATCGACATCGCCAAGGCGATGTGCGAACAAATGAAAGCCGAATGCACCTTCGTCACCAATGACTGGGACGGCATCATTCCCGCCCTTCAGGCCAAGAAGTTCGATGCCATCATCGCGTCCATGTCGATCACGCCCGAGCGTCTCGAGAAGGTCGATTTCTCCAAGAAATATTACAACACCCCGCCGGCCATCGCCGTGCCGAAGGATTCGCCGATCAAGTCCCTCGACGACCTGAAGGGCAAGTCGCTCGGCGCACAGGGTTCCACCACCCACTCCAACTATGCTGAAAAGCATTTTCCGGATGCCGACGTGAAGATGTATCCGACCGCCGACGAATATAAACTCGACATCGCCAATGGCCGTATCGACGCCGTGATCGACGATATCGTCGTGCTTTCGGAATGGCTGAAGACGGATGCCGGCGCCTGCTGCAAGATCCTGACGCCCCTCAAGGTCGATGTCGAAATCAACGGCAATGGCGCAGGCGTTGCGGTCCGCAAGGGTGACACAGCGCTCGCCGATAAATTCACGGCTGCCATCGCCGGTATCCGCGCCAGCGGCAAATACCAGGAGATCAATAAAAAATACTTCGATTTCGACGTTTACGGCGAGTAA
- a CDS encoding ABC transporter permease, whose translation MSGAFSAIGAFWTYVSTLLDPFCGPVGLFSLFGNGTLVACGDAGWGDEIAFGVKVTISLALATLPVGLLIGFLIALAAQSEEKSLRLATGIYTTIFRGLPELLTLFIVYYGIQMLLQSAAGYVGITGPVEINAFVAGMVALSVVFSSYASEVLLSAFKAIPKGQYEAGHALGLSRGRTMVLIIIPQLVRIALPGMTNLWVILLKDTSYVSIIGLADIIRQTGIAARVSKEAFFFYGIACLLYLILALLSSIGIGFIDRWSRKSEARR comes from the coding sequence ATGAGCGGAGCATTTTCCGCCATAGGTGCGTTCTGGACCTATGTCTCGACACTTCTCGACCCCTTTTGCGGTCCGGTCGGTCTCTTCTCGCTTTTCGGAAACGGCACCCTTGTTGCGTGTGGTGATGCAGGCTGGGGCGATGAAATCGCCTTCGGCGTCAAGGTCACGATCTCGCTGGCGCTTGCGACATTGCCTGTCGGCCTGCTGATCGGCTTCCTCATCGCGCTTGCGGCGCAATCGGAAGAAAAGTCGCTGCGGCTGGCAACCGGCATCTACACAACCATCTTCCGCGGCCTGCCGGAACTGCTGACGCTCTTCATCGTCTATTACGGCATTCAGATGCTGCTGCAATCAGCAGCGGGTTATGTCGGCATCACCGGCCCGGTCGAGATCAATGCCTTCGTGGCCGGCATGGTCGCGTTATCGGTGGTGTTTTCATCCTATGCTTCCGAAGTTCTGCTCTCCGCCTTCAAGGCCATTCCCAAAGGCCAATATGAGGCGGGCCATGCGCTTGGCCTGTCGCGCGGCCGCACCATGGTGCTCATCATCATTCCGCAACTGGTCAGGATAGCCCTGCCCGGCATGACCAATCTCTGGGTCATCCTGCTCAAAGACACGTCCTACGTTTCGATCATCGGACTTGCCGATATCATCCGTCAGACCGGCATCGCCGCCCGGGTCAGCAAGGAAGCATTCTTCTTCTACGGCATCGCCTGCCTGCTTTACCTCATCCTCGCACTTCTCTCCTCCATCGGGATCGGCTTCATCGATCGCTGGTCTCGCAAGTCGGAGGCACGCCGATGA
- a CDS encoding ABC transporter permease — MSHINELIPPRPAPAIAEKPVNISRIVGIAVIMLWLLLAAGLIFAMIEGWDWAKFERYGPRYIDGLITTITLVGSSIILGAILSVPIAFARMSKNRVLGALAYAYVYVFRSTPLLAQLFLIYYGLGSFRPQLEAVGLWWFFREAWYCGLLSLTLNTAAYQAEILRGAIRSVPLGQHEGAASLGISKFITFRKVILPQALIVALRPYGNEIILMIKGSAVVSIVTVFDLMGQTRYAFSRTFDYQAYLWAAIFYLTIVETLRHVWAWLEARLTRHLKR, encoded by the coding sequence ATGAGCCATATCAATGAACTCATTCCGCCGCGCCCGGCGCCGGCCATAGCCGAGAAGCCGGTCAACATATCGCGCATCGTCGGCATCGCCGTCATCATGCTCTGGCTGCTGCTCGCCGCCGGCTTGATCTTCGCCATGATCGAGGGGTGGGACTGGGCGAAATTCGAACGTTACGGGCCGCGTTATATTGATGGCCTCATCACCACCATCACGCTGGTTGGCAGTTCGATCATTCTCGGCGCAATCCTGTCAGTGCCGATCGCCTTTGCGCGCATGTCGAAAAACCGCGTCCTCGGCGCGCTGGCCTATGCCTATGTCTATGTCTTCCGCAGCACGCCGCTTCTGGCCCAGCTTTTCCTGATCTATTACGGCCTCGGCAGCTTCCGCCCGCAACTGGAGGCCGTTGGTCTGTGGTGGTTCTTCCGTGAAGCCTGGTATTGCGGCCTCCTGTCGCTGACCCTCAATACCGCCGCCTATCAGGCCGAAATCCTGCGCGGCGCAATCCGCAGCGTGCCGCTCGGCCAGCATGAGGGCGCCGCCTCGCTCGGCATTTCGAAATTCATCACCTTCCGCAAGGTCATCCTGCCGCAGGCACTCATCGTCGCGCTGCGTCCTTACGGAAACGAGATCATCCTGATGATCAAGGGTTCGGCAGTCGTCTCCATCGTCACGGTCTTCGACCTGATGGGACAGACCCGCTACGCCTTTTCCCGCACATTCGATTACCAGGCCTATCTCTGGGCCGCGATTTTCTACCTGACGATCGTCGAGACGCTGAGACATGTCTGGGCCTGGCTGGAAGCCCGCCTGACACGTCACCTCAAGCGTTAA
- a CDS encoding usg protein, with translation MNKDMEMMLRGYGLTTAQIFYRMPDHPLVLQTYVWQDYDLAPDFPEMHGFLKFWQEKLDGPLHSVRYVHRQVISAQEWRALKGEFIIH, from the coding sequence ATGAACAAGGACATGGAAATGATGCTGAGAGGCTACGGCCTCACCACCGCCCAGATATTCTACCGCATGCCGGACCATCCGCTGGTTCTGCAGACCTATGTCTGGCAGGACTATGATCTCGCCCCGGATTTTCCCGAAATGCACGGCTTCCTCAAATTCTGGCAGGAAAAGCTCGACGGACCGCTACATTCCGTCCGCTACGTGCACCGGCAGGTGATCTCGGCGCAGGAATGGCGTGCCCTGAAAGGGGAGTTCATCATCCACTGA
- a CDS encoding class I SAM-dependent DNA methyltransferase: protein MTKNQKIDEEALAEAYNRALTLEKAGDVEAAVKAYQEVLAIDPEDHGGAAVRIAAMGRGETPPKAPDAYVETLFDQHAEAFEDILVEQLGYAVPMMVRQRLQTLNLGPFKRLLDLGCGTGLTGEALRDMAEDITGIDISENMVEIAHEKDLYETLYVAEVEDFLEDNDDEAFDIITATDVLPYLGALEPLFFGAAENLNAGGLLIFSSETLDEKTLAGRPYMVGPHHRFAHAENYVRERLAATGFDILEVTDINVRMQDGNPTPGHLVIAKLKG, encoded by the coding sequence ATGACGAAGAACCAGAAAATCGACGAAGAGGCGCTTGCCGAGGCCTATAACCGCGCACTGACGCTTGAAAAAGCCGGCGATGTGGAAGCGGCGGTAAAAGCCTATCAGGAAGTTCTGGCGATCGATCCGGAAGATCACGGTGGCGCCGCCGTGCGTATCGCCGCCATGGGCCGGGGCGAAACGCCGCCGAAAGCGCCAGACGCCTACGTCGAGACCCTGTTCGATCAGCACGCCGAAGCCTTCGAGGACATTCTTGTCGAACAGCTGGGTTATGCCGTACCGATGATGGTGCGCCAACGGCTGCAGACGCTGAACCTCGGCCCTTTCAAACGCCTGCTCGATCTCGGCTGCGGCACCGGCCTCACGGGCGAGGCGCTGCGCGACATGGCCGAGGACATTACCGGCATCGACATCTCCGAAAACATGGTCGAAATCGCCCATGAGAAGGACCTCTACGAGACGCTTTACGTCGCCGAAGTCGAAGATTTCCTTGAAGATAATGACGACGAAGCCTTCGATATCATCACAGCCACAGACGTGCTGCCCTATCTCGGCGCGCTGGAACCGCTGTTTTTCGGCGCCGCCGAAAACCTCAATGCCGGCGGCCTGCTGATCTTCTCGTCGGAAACCCTGGACGAAAAGACCTTGGCCGGACGTCCCTATATGGTCGGCCCGCATCACCGTTTCGCCCATGCGGAAAATTACGTTCGCGAAAGACTGGCTGCGACCGGTTTCGATATCCTCGAAGTCACCGATATCAACGTCCGCATGCAGGACGGCAACCCGACACCGGGCCATCTGGTGATTGCCAAGCTCAAGGGCTGA
- a CDS encoding Lrp/AsnC family transcriptional regulator, translated as MDRLDRKILRILQEDSTLAVADLAKKVGLSTTPCWRRIQKMEEDGVIRRRVALLDPVKVNTKVTVFVSIRTASHSIEWLKRFSEVVSEFPEVVEFYRMSGDVDYLLRVVVPDIAAYDAFYKRMIAKIEIRDVSSAFAMEQIKYTTELPLDYMLLDNPKSGEE; from the coding sequence TTGGATCGCCTTGACCGTAAGATTTTGCGCATTCTGCAAGAGGATTCCACGCTGGCCGTCGCTGATCTGGCGAAAAAGGTCGGACTTTCCACGACGCCTTGTTGGCGGCGTATCCAAAAGATGGAAGAGGACGGCGTCATCCGCCGGCGCGTGGCGCTGCTTGATCCGGTCAAGGTCAACACCAAGGTCACGGTTTTCGTCTCCATCCGCACCGCCTCCCATTCCATCGAATGGCTGAAGCGCTTCTCCGAGGTGGTTTCCGAATTTCCGGAGGTCGTCGAATTTTACCGCATGAGCGGCGACGTCGATTATCTCCTGCGCGTCGTCGTGCCTGATATTGCTGCCTATGACGCCTTCTACAAGAGGATGATCGCCAAGATCGAAATTCGCGACGTGTCGTCGGCCTTTGCCATGGAGCAGATCAAATATACGACGGAACTGCCGCTCGATTACATGCTGCTGGATAATCCGAAATCCGGCGAAGAGTGA
- a CDS encoding uracil-DNA glycosylase family protein: MAEMDQSMPGFDDGLDALRGEITRCRLCRDAPVRGMADRLPHEPRPVVVMSKKARILIAGQAPGLRVHETGLPFNDASGDRLRQWLNVDRETFYDPDRFTIVPMGFCFPGYDDKGSDLPPRRECAPAWRARVMEAMPQVDLILAVGQYAQVFHLGEKRRKTMTETVQNWRGYLHANSGPGILPLPHPSWRNTGWLKKNPWFTQELLPVLRQHVEMRL, translated from the coding sequence ATGGCTGAGATGGATCAATCCATGCCGGGGTTCGATGACGGGCTGGATGCGTTGCGCGGCGAGATTACCCGCTGTCGCCTCTGTCGTGACGCGCCTGTCAGGGGCATGGCCGATCGCCTGCCGCATGAACCGCGTCCGGTGGTCGTCATGTCGAAGAAGGCCCGCATCCTGATTGCCGGGCAGGCGCCTGGCCTGCGTGTGCACGAGACGGGACTGCCGTTTAACGACGCTTCAGGTGACAGGCTTCGGCAATGGCTGAATGTCGACCGCGAGACCTTTTATGACCCCGACCGCTTCACCATTGTGCCCATGGGTTTCTGTTTTCCGGGTTATGACGACAAGGGCAGCGACCTGCCGCCGCGGCGCGAATGTGCGCCTGCATGGCGTGCGCGGGTGATGGAAGCGATGCCGCAGGTGGATCTGATCCTTGCTGTCGGCCAATATGCGCAGGTTTTTCATCTGGGCGAAAAGCGACGCAAAACCATGACCGAAACCGTGCAGAACTGGCGCGGCTACCTGCACGCCAATTCCGGCCCCGGCATTTTACCGCTGCCGCACCCCAGCTGGCGCAATACCGGCTGGCTGAAAAAGAACCCATGGTTCACGCAGGAGCTGCTTCCGGTTCTGCGGCAACATGTGGAAATGCGGCTTTAG
- a CDS encoding thermonuclease family protein: protein MGRNGGRRRGFSAFRDGGLFLAAVFLGILIAAKLDQINSETYSGRFFVIDGDTLSKGEERFRLLGIDAPELLQTCRRGAETWPCGEEARRVLQRLVVAQNFSCSGSSRDRYGRLLVYCAAGGRDVSAEMVSAGFAVASGYFQFSGEQAAARRDARGIWAGEFEKPSQWRREHRAADIETPAAGFLTVIRHLLGWSHG from the coding sequence ATGGGACGAAACGGAGGCAGGCGCAGGGGTTTTTCGGCGTTCCGCGACGGCGGACTGTTTCTTGCCGCGGTTTTTCTCGGCATCCTCATCGCCGCCAAGCTCGACCAGATCAACAGCGAGACGTATAGCGGTCGTTTCTTCGTGATCGACGGCGATACGCTTTCAAAGGGTGAAGAGCGGTTTCGTCTGCTGGGTATCGATGCACCGGAACTGTTGCAGACATGCCGGCGCGGCGCCGAGACCTGGCCCTGCGGGGAGGAGGCGCGCCGTGTGCTGCAACGGCTGGTCGTGGCGCAGAATTTTTCCTGTTCCGGCAGTTCGAGGGACCGTTACGGCCGGCTGCTCGTTTATTGTGCCGCCGGCGGCAGGGATGTTTCGGCGGAAATGGTGTCGGCGGGTTTTGCCGTCGCCTCCGGTTACTTCCAGTTTTCAGGTGAACAGGCCGCAGCGCGCCGGGATGCGCGGGGCATCTGGGCGGGCGAATTCGAAAAACCTTCGCAATGGCGGCGTGAGCACCGCGCAGCGGATATCGAGACACCGGCGGCGGGGTTCCTGACCGTCATCCGCCATCTTCTGGGATGGTCGCATGGCTGA